AACTTCTCGTATCAAAATATCTCATTTTAAAtgtcaatttttcaatgaatctTTAGGGGTTAACAGGGTGGTCTAAATTTTGCCTTCATTCAATCTTGATCCAACATTCAAGTGTATGGCTCAAAGTATCAATTTGTTGGTATTGCTTCTATAAATGTCTCATTTTCTTAGCCTAAATAGGATATTGTTTATTTAACAGTGGAAAAATTTTGTGATTGGTTCTTGTTGCTGACGACCCAATTTGTGAAAACATCtctgaaaacaaagaaaaaattattagaCCTTCACGAAACGTGACAAATATCAATATGTCAATGTATTTTCCTATGTCCCATTCATAATATATCTTAATTTTTCCGACAACATGGTATTGACATGCTCTTACCTGCAATGGCTCACAACGCATTCGTTACTGCAATATTCGTCTTCCCATTCGGGATTTGTTATAGCTGGATTGGGGCAACCATGACGTATGCACGAGTTTGGCCTCTGTCCAGGCCCCATTTGACCCTGCTGCGCCTGCGCTTGTGCTTGGTGATGAGCTGCCGCCGCagcctgctgctgctgatgggcGGCAACCTGAGCGGCCATGCTCTGTTGCTGCGCCACCGACGTAGGTATGGCTGGCGAAGGCGCGGATACGGGCGGTGAACTGGATACCATTGGCTGGGGGCTCATGTGTTGCATATGGGGAGATACGGGTACGTGTTGCTGCGGCGAATGGGGGTGATGCTGCTGTTGCGGAGATACAGGCATATGCTGAGATGGATGAGGCTGAAATAacaaaacatatattttcaattttgccaACATTTGTCGTATGTTGCACATCACGGAATATAATTGATTACGCTTCATAACCATAAATTATTTGACTTGGGGCCATTTCTGTGGACATGCGCATGATCTTAGTGAATGTCACCAGTCTGAATGAACCGACAGTTGACAAttgtaggttaggttagttgtGCCCTTCCTGACGAACGCCAATGCTTTGAGTTGACACTCAGAAACAATAGTGGTTGTGGTGGATTTCTTCTGTTACATTGGAAGAACATTCGTAATGAATATATTCCTAAATTATGAATGGGACATGGTGTTGAGCTTTCAGACTCTCGATAAATGGTGCAATTTACCAACCTGTTGCATGTAACTACTATGCTGCTGCTGCTGCATATGTCCCATGCCCATGTGGCCCATAGGTGATTGCATCATGCCCTGATGCGGACCTTGTTGCCCTGGGTTCATAGGTCCTCCTGGACCCATCATCCCTTGTGGTTTCTTCATTGGTCCTCCTTGCTGATTGGAGGGTGGAGTAGGTGCTTGAGACATTGGCGGCGAGGGGACTGTTCTTCCTTGGGGGTTGTAACCTCCATACTGGGGGTTGTTAGGGGTATAATTACTGTAGTTTCCATACATGCCATCTCCTTCTCCTGCTCCCTTGGACACCAAGCTCGCCCTGTATGCAGCTAGAGCCTTCAAGTATTCCTTTTTAGCCGCTTCAGTTTTCTTCTTGtaaacctgaaaaaaaaaacggttaATAATGTAAAGAAGGAACGCGAAATGcgtatattcatttttattttatctaCAAAAGCAGGAAATTTAAGCAGCATTCATTCGAAATAGAATGATTCATGAGAAAGAATTTTATCAACAGTGCTTCCAACCGGCGTTTGATTCAACAGGTATTAACAGATATTGGCAATGAATTATTGCAACAAGTGATTGGAAACAAGGTTATATCCATATAAGTTGTATGTTGACTCGATTATTAATTGACTAATCAAATGAATGTCAAAAAAATTACTTCCAGTTGGTAAAGAGTTTTTCAATGCGCTTTTGCGTCATGTCATGACTTTATAGTGAACAATCTTAtgatgaaaaagattcattggCGAGGTAAATGATGGTAAGAATACACCGGCTCACTGTGTGTTTGAAATACATAACGTTCCACTTCAACTCATCACGATAATGTTGAACAATCAATCAACTTACGTTCTTATGTTCGGAATCCAATGCATCCCACATCGATGCAACGATCTTTGAAACTTCTCCAA
Above is a window of Coccinella septempunctata chromosome 5, icCocSept1.1, whole genome shotgun sequence DNA encoding:
- the LOC123314516 gene encoding TOX high mobility group box family member 4-A-like isoform X2; translation: MNDQTFHTPSFGDEEFDIPAINPQQQQAQQQQQNHHGHQNHGDQQQHYQPPMQSMQQMSQQNQQQDAMGMHDPTGGYQQPLYLSGPDHGMVNPSYHSPQSNYSMSQQQQQHNNQLLMIQQQQQHQQMMMSHGQPPPGSMGGYGASPQHPQGRGNSPPAAPGQEHTTSDDSDDSTPHPAMIAPMKRPSPEPEITKAQKKPKVQKKKKKRDPNEPQKPVSAYALFFRDTQAAIKGQNPNASFGEVSKIVASMWDALDSEHKNVYKKKTEAAKKEYLKALAAYRASLVSKGAGEGDGMYGNYSNYTPNNPQYGGYNPQGRTVPSPPMSQAPTPPSNQQGGPMKKPQGMMGPGGPMNPGQQGPHQGMMQSPMGHMGMGHMQQQQHSSYMQQPHPSQHMPVSPQQQHHPHSPQQHVPVSPHMQHMSPQPMVSSSPPVSAPSPAIPTSVAQQQSMAAQVAAHQQQQAAAAAHHQAQAQAQQGQMGPGQRPNSCIRHGCPNPAITNPEWEDEYCSNECVVSHCRDVFTNWVVSNKNQSQNFSTVK
- the LOC123314516 gene encoding TOX high mobility group box family member 4-A-like isoform X1, translating into MEATYCVGNDVDVCRMFDQYLYKRSENVDLSLSIPQNNFQSNGYEMNDQTFHTPSFGDEEFDIPAINPQQQQAQQQQQNHHGHQNHGDQQQHYQPPMQSMQQMSQQNQQQDAMGMHDPTGGYQQPLYLSGPDHGMVNPSYHSPQSNYSMSQQQQQHNNQLLMIQQQQQHQQMMMSHGQPPPGSMGGYGASPQHPQGRGNSPPAAPGQEHTTSDDSDDSTPHPAMIAPMKRPSPEPEITKAQKKPKVQKKKKKRDPNEPQKPVSAYALFFRDTQAAIKGQNPNASFGEVSKIVASMWDALDSEHKNVYKKKTEAAKKEYLKALAAYRASLVSKGAGEGDGMYGNYSNYTPNNPQYGGYNPQGRTVPSPPMSQAPTPPSNQQGGPMKKPQGMMGPGGPMNPGQQGPHQGMMQSPMGHMGMGHMQQQQHSSYMQQPHPSQHMPVSPQQQHHPHSPQQHVPVSPHMQHMSPQPMVSSSPPVSAPSPAIPTSVAQQQSMAAQVAAHQQQQAAAAAHHQAQAQAQQGQMGPGQRPNSCIRHGCPNPAITNPEWEDEYCSNECVVSHCRDVFTNWVVSNKNQSQNFSTVK